The sequence GATAACATAATCTTTCGTTTTTTCGTTCCCTTTTACAGAGAAGCCTTCCAAAATACCTTCGTTGATCTTCAAGCGAAGAAGGCCGTCGTTTTCCATCTTCACGTCGGTAACTTTTGCCAAGATGTTGCCTTTGTCATGGTAGAACTTTTCGATCTGTTTCGTATTCTGCGCAAGAAGCTTCGTATTGAGAACCTCACCGCGCGGGTTCGTCACGAGTGCATCGAGTTCTTCTGCCGTTGCCGAGATATTACCATCGAACGCGACCGACTGAAGGACAGGATTTTCTTCCACGACATAGATGACTTCTACACCTTCGGGAACTTCTTGGAAGTCGATCGAGGCATTGTAGAAGTAGCCCATATCATAGACAGCTTTCAAGTCTGTTTGGAGTGCTGTCGTTTCAGCGACATCGCCCGGTTTGAGCGCAAGTACCGCATAGATATCTGCCTCCTGAACAGTCGATTCCCCTTCGATCTTCACTGCCGTAATCGTTTTCCCCATTATATCTGCCGGCTCGGCTGCCAAGACAGATGTCGTCGAAAGAAGTGCAAATGCCGCACAAAGTGCTGCTGTTGCCGCTTTTTTCTTATGACTGTACATACGTTTTGCCATAGATATCCTCCTTGTATCTCTCGATTATTGCCCGCGCAGCGAACGCCCTGCCGCCTTCATCAGGTCTTCTTTTTCTTTTTGAGAAAGAATCGTCGCAGATGTGTTCCGATGCGCTTCATCGTATTCTTCGTATGGTGTTTTGACCTTTACAGACATCAGCTCTTTGCCGTCCGCACCTGTCGCAAGCGCAGAGCTCGGCTCTGATATCACAAGCGTCGTGGGTGTGGCTGTTTCTGTTGTCTGTACGTGTGTGACGGCCTTGTCTGCCTCTTCCGTAGCACAAGTCATCCAGATAAGACTTCCGAGCCCGAACAAAACGATCGCACAAAACAGTGCCCCGCCTTGTCGATAACAAGCGTATCGCAAAGAGCGTTTCGCACTGCGCTTTTCTTCCTGCGCGCGTTTGAGTTCCGCCTGCGCCAGCATCAAGTTGAGTTCGCCGCGAATGTCTTTTTGTTCATCGAAAGACCGCTCGGCTTTTGAGAGCCAATCTTGCGCAGACCGCAGATGCGTCGTAACTCGCGATTTCTGTTCAGTCACTCGTTTCACCTCTTACTTCGTCACTACACTTCATATAATCAATCCATCATCACGTAAACCAGTCGCTCAAAAATGACCGTTTTACGTGATGAGCGGAGATTATTCGATATTCTCTTTTATTTTCTGCTAAACACAGCTTATTTTCTCATCTTCTTTACGAACGCCATTGTTTGATAAAGCGTGACAGCATACCCCTTACTCGTCTGATCCCTTGCTTTTGCAAGCGATAGATATGCGATGGACTGAGATTCATCTCTTCAGCCAATCGTTTCGGCTCGCGGTCATCCAGATACACGCCGCTAAGGACGAGCTGCTCTTTGGCAGGCAGTCGTTCCATCGCTTGCTTGACTTCGGACAGCAACACATTCTGTTCGGCAACGTCCGCTGCCAAAGGCGCGGTATCTTCGATCAGATCACCGATCGTCACTTGTCCATCACCGTCGTATGCCGAAACATCAATAGAGTCATGCTCTTTTTCACCTTCTCGTTCCATATAGCTGATCATTCGTCCGCGGATACGATGATACGCGAACAGGCTGAATGCCACACCGCGCGTATGGTCGTATCGTTCAACAGCTTCGATCAGTCCGATCGTACCCTCCTGAATGATATCGAGAAGCGCAGGTTCGCTTACTCGAAAGCGAAGTGCAGCTTTGAAGACGAGCGGCTGATAACTCTCGATGAGGCGCGCACGGCTTTCTTCATCGCCGTCTGCTTTATACGCACGCCAAAGTCGCCCTTCTTCTTCCATTGAGAGCATTTTCACTTGTTTTAATTCATCCAAGTATTCCTTCAGCAGCGCATATCCCTCCTATCAGAATTTAAAGTATGTTTCTACTCCGTAGAACGAATTCTGATCTTCATCGAGTGTCGTAATAAGTCTGAAACGGTCATTCATGTCGTAATATACACCAAAATTATAACCGTCATATCCTACTCCCATAGTATATCTAAGCATGAGCCTGTCTGTCAAATATTTTCCAATCTGAACATTGTACACTTCATCGCGATCGGCACGTCTTGAGCTTGCGAATCCGGCAAGCGATACGGTATCGCGAACGAGCTTGAATTCGTCCACATCGAACATTTCACGCACAGTACTTTCAACCGCGCCCATGAAACTCATCTGAAGCCCAAGTTCGAGCATACCGACGAGTTCGTCACGGCCGAAACCGTCCGAATCTTCTTTGTCAAAGTATCGACTGCGCAGTGTCAGCAGTGACAAGATGTTCTGATGACTCATCGCAGGCGAGGAAGTCAGCTTAAGACTCATCTGATCGGCAGGATCGTCGATACCGAGCATGACTTTTACGCGATCGATCTTCGTTTCGGCTTTAAGATGTACCGACGGAACGAACGAAACGACCTGATCGAACTTCGCCCAGCCTTCCTGTACCTTAAAGTCGGTGTTGAGATAGCTGACCGTACCGCGTTTTACCTTGAAAAGTCCTTCCGTTTCGGGATATTTCATCGTTCTGCCAAAATGCGCACGACCGTCTATCCACAAGTCATAGAGGTACGAATTGTAAAGACGCACCTTGTCTTTGGCTTCGACCGTGACATCGAGTGCCATATCCCAATCGGATTCTTCCGTTTCGGGGATCGGCGGAATGTCGATCGTCGCATTTTTGATCTCGATATCGCCCGACAGTTTCGGCATTCGTTCACCGTCTGCAAATATCAGACTGCCGCTGATGGGTCCTTTGTAATAAAGACTGTCTACCGTGAACTGATCGAACATCATCGAAGCGTGGAAATCGTCCCACGTATTGCCGACCATCGTTGCTTCGCCATAAGCAGATACGGTACCGCCGCCCATCATGCCGCTGAGTTCGCGAAGTGTGATCGTTTTGCCGTCGAACGCTATATTAAGGAATGTATTTTCAAGCGGGCTTTTTATCTGTTTTAATTGTATCGTACCGTTTTCGATATTGACATCGCCATAGAATCGCGGATCATCGATCGTACCGCCGACACGCACTGCGCCTGTCATCGGGCCGATACCATCCTCTACCTCATCCGACAAGAGCGCGAGCACCCTAAGATCGGCATTGTCAAGCTGGAGCGTTACGTCGATCTCGTCGTCTGCTTCTACGATCAAGTCTTCTCGTTTTATAACTGCCCCAAACGGAACGATACCATACGCGCTGGCACGATATTCGCCTTTTGATAACAGGAGCTGATTGATCCTGAGCATACGATCGTCAACAACGAACATACCGACCAATCGGTCAAACTTCGTCGCAGCGATACCGACATCGGCGATCTCAACGGATGCATTGGCATATGGCTGTTCCATCGTTCCCGCCAACTGCACCGCAAAATCCATCTCGCCTTCGGTGTCGATACCAAGGTCGAACCAATCAGTCAATATCTCGGCGTCAATATGAGAGCCTGCCATCTCCATG is a genomic window of Selenomonadales bacterium containing:
- a CDS encoding sigma-70 family RNA polymerase sigma factor, coding for MLSMEEEGRLWRAYKADGDEESRARLIESYQPLVFKAALRFRVSEPALLDIIQEGTIGLIEAVERYDHTRGVAFSLFAYHRIRGRMISYMEREGEKEHDSIDVSAYDGDGQVTIGDLIEDTAPLAADVAEQNVLLSEVKQAMERLPAKEQLVLSGVYLDDREPKRLAEEMNLSPSHIYRLQKQGIRRVRGMLSRFIKQWRS